The Streptomyces sp. ICC1 DNA window GTCGGGGAGGAAGGAAGAGGGGTGGCGACCATCATCGAGATGGTCAACATGACCCGGCTCGACTGCGTCCTGGGCGCCGCCTCCGGGATGCGCCTCGGTCTCATCCGGGCCGTCCATCACGCCGCCCACCGACGCGCCTTCGGCAAGGCCCTCATCGACCAGCCCCTGATGCGCAACGTCCTGGCCGACCTCGCCCTGGAGTCCGAAGCGGCGACCGCGGTGGCTATGCGACTCGCGGGCGCCACCGACCGGGTCGCCGCGGGGAACACCGAAGAAGCCCACCTGCGCCGCCTGGGTCTGGCCGTGACCAAGTACTGGGTCTGCAAGCGCGGCCCCGCGCACGCCGCCGAAGCCCTCGAATGCCTGGGCGGAAACGGCTACATCGAGGAATCCGGCATGCCCCGCCTGTACCGGGAAGCTCCACTGGCATCCATCTGGGAAGGCTCCGGCAACGTCGCCGCCCTGGACTCGCTCCGGGCGATGACCCGGCAGCCGGAGACCGTCGAGTCCTTCTTCGCCGAAGTCGAGCAGGCCGCGGGCGCCGACCGGCACCTGGACGCGGCGGTCGCCGGCCTCCACAAGCACCTGGCCGACCCCGGCGAAGCCGAATACCGCGCCCGACAGCTCACCGAGACGATGGCGCTCGTCCTCCAAGGCTCACTCCTGCAACGCCACGCGCCCACCGCGGTCGCCGACGCCTTCTGTGTCTCCCGGCTCGGCGGCGAGCACGGCAACGCGTTCGGCACCCTGCCGCCCGGGGTGGACACCGCGGCCATCCTCGACCGCGCCCGGACGGTCGCCATCTGACGGAGGACGCCGACCAGGTCATCGCGATCCGGCAGGAGCCCCGCCTCCGCCCGTGCGGTTACCGCGCGCCGGGCAGCCCGTGACGACGCCGGGCTCACGGCGCTGCCGAGGGAGCGGGTCTCCATGCTGGACGGGGCGGCGGACGACGGCCGCGCCGCTTCCGGGCGACGCCGTCGTCGCACCGCGGTCAGGCAGCGTCGAAATCTGACACCGTGGCATATCTTCCCGTTGGGACGGTTATCTGTCGCTCCGTGAGCCACTCGAGGAATCCCATGGATGATGCAGGCGGCAAGCATGACGAACCGCACCGGGCAGAACCTCATGCTGCGGACGGCGGCGCCGCCCCGGGCCCGGGACCGCGCGATGAGGAGACGACGACGCCGTCTCGCTCGGGTGCGGCAAAAGGGAGCCCACTCCCTACGAGTGACGTCGCGTCGGTGGCAGGGAGCGAGAGGGGCGGCAGTCGGAGCCCGGCGAGTCCTTCTGCTTCTGCCGACGGGCCGGCCGACGACCGCACAGCGGCGACGGCAACGGCACGCCTTCGTGCGGCCGCGGGCGCCGTGGGAGCCCGGCTGGGCTCGGTGTTGCGGGTCAGGCCGGCGGCCGGTCCCTCCCGCCCGGAGTTCTGGCGCAGTCCTCTGCGGGGGCCGTGGCTGACATCGGTTCTCGGCGCGGTGCTGCTGGTCGGCGTCACCGTGCTGTTCGCGACGGGGCTGCTGTCCTATGCCGCCTATAACCCGGATCTGGCGCCAGGCAATGACCAGACACCCGACAAAGGGTGGCTGGGCTTCTACCTGTTCTCCTGGCCGACGAGCCCGTACTGGCTGTACCGCCTCACCCAGGGCGTCCATGTCACCCTCGGCATCGTGCTGATCCCGGTGCTGCTGGCGAAGCTGTGGTCGGTGATCCCCCGGCTGTTCGCCTGGCCGCCGGTGAAGTCGGTCAGTCACGGGCTGGAGCGGCTGTCTTTGCTGCTGCTGGTCGGCGGGGTCTTGTTCGTGTTCGCCACCGGGGTGCTCAACGTCCAGCTGGACTACATCTTCCCCGGCTCGTTCTACGTCCTTCACCTCTACGGGTCCTGGGTGTTCATCGGCGCCTTCGTCGTGCACATCGCCTTCCGTATCCCCCTGATGATGCGGACGCTGCGCAGCCGCAGCCTGTGGGCGGAACTGCGCACGCCGGTCAGCCGCACGCAGCCAGAACCGGCTGACGAGACAGGCCTGGTGGCCCCGAGTCCGGCCCCGCCATCCATGTCGCGACGAGGCGCTCTGGGCATGGTGGGCGCGGGCTCACTGCTGCTGCTCGGGGTGACGGCCGGGCAGAGCATCGGCGGGTCCCTGAGGGCCACCGCGCTGCTCGCTCCACACGGACAGGACCCGGGGCCGGGCCCCAACGGCTTCCAGATCAACAAGACCGCCGCCGGCGTCGGCATCCAGGCCCGTGACATCGGCCCGGCCTGGAGGCTGGTCGTACGCGGCGGCGGCCTGGAGTCGGTTCTCAGCCGGGAGCAGCTCCTGGCGCTGCCCCAGCACGGTGCCGCGCTGCCGATCGCCTGCGTGGAGGGGTGGTCCACTTCCGACCAGGAGTGGAGCGGGGTACGGCTGGCCGATCTCGCCGCACTGGTCGGGTTCGGGGACCGGACGCCGGGAGTGTTCGTCGAATCCGCCCAACGAAGCGGATCCTTCCGCTCGGCGGCGCTGCACGACAACCAGGTCCGCGACCCGCGCTCCCTGCTGGCACTACGCGTCAACGGAGCCGACCTTTCGCCGGATCACGGGTATCCGGCTCGGGTCATCGTCCCGGCCAACCCAGGGGTGCACAACACCAAGTGGGTCACCCGTCTCACTTTCGGAGAGAGCGCATGAAGGGCCTCACCTCACGCTACGGGGCCTCACCCCTGCACCTGCTGCTGGTGCTGTGCTCCTTCGCCCTCACCGTGTATGCGGGGATCCGGCTGCTGCACGGGGACACGGTCGGTGTCGTCGTCTGGTTCGTCGGAGCCGCCCTCCTGCACGACCTGGTCCTGCTGCCGCTCTACACGATCACCGACCGCGGCGCGCAGGCGATCCTGCCCCGCCGCGGGCATGTCGCCCAGTCCGGTAGCCCCGGGACGGCGAGGGGATGGATCAACTACGTCCGGGTACCGGCCTTCCTCTCCGGCGTCCTGCTGCTGACCTGGTTTCCCCTGATCCTTAGGCAGGTGGACGGCTACGAGTCGTCTTCCGGCCTGCCAGAAGACGTGTTCCTGGGACGCTGGCTACTGATCACCGCACTTCTGTTCGGCCTCTCGGCCCTCTGGCTGCTGGTCAGCATGTGGTCCTCCCGCCTCATCCGGCCGGCTCCCCGCCGGACCCGGCCAGGAGACCCGCAGAGTGACCGCCATTGATGACTGACCGCCGCAGCGGTCGATCCTCTCCTGCCCCCATACATCCAGCCGCGCTGATCGGCTCGAAGCCGGGCAGAACGACCCCACGCATCGGCCTGAGGATCACCGTCGGGATCGGCGGTGAGAGGGCCCGCCCTGGGGTCGCATCACCGCGAAGCGCCGCTGTCAGGGAGCGCGGCGCAGTGCGACGAAACTGCGGTGTGGGGTCCTCCACCGCTCGCTGGACACCCAGCCCGTTTCCCGAGCCACGCGCAAGAGTGCCGGGACGCCGAGTCTGGCCCAGGGAAACGCCGTGCCGAAGCTGGACCGTCCGTCGCTCATACGTACCAGCATCCGATCGTCGACATCCCCGGGCGCCGTCTCCACGAGCAGCAGCCCCCCGGCCGCCGTGATCTGTGAGATGCGCCCCAGCAGGGCGCGTGGGTCCCCGCCGATTCCGATGTTCCCGTCGATCAGCAACGCCGTGTGCCAACGGCCCTCATCCGGCAACGGATCGAACACGGAGCGGCACAGCGCTCTGCCACCCAGAGGAGCGGAGCGGGCCGTTCGGGCCACAGCCTCGGGACTTACGTCGATGCCGAGCGCCGGGTGCCCGAGGCCGGGGAGGGCTGCGACCAGCCGCCCCGGGCCGCAGCCGATGTCGAGGACCGTTCCCGCGCACCGGTGGAGGACCGTCAGGTCGGCG harbors:
- a CDS encoding molybdopterin-dependent oxidoreductase, whose product is MRVRPAAGPSRPEFWRSPLRGPWLTSVLGAVLLVGVTVLFATGLLSYAAYNPDLAPGNDQTPDKGWLGFYLFSWPTSPYWLYRLTQGVHVTLGIVLIPVLLAKLWSVIPRLFAWPPVKSVSHGLERLSLLLLVGGVLFVFATGVLNVQLDYIFPGSFYVLHLYGSWVFIGAFVVHIAFRIPLMMRTLRSRSLWAELRTPVSRTQPEPADETGLVAPSPAPPSMSRRGALGMVGAGSLLLLGVTAGQSIGGSLRATALLAPHGQDPGPGPNGFQINKTAAGVGIQARDIGPAWRLVVRGGGLESVLSREQLLALPQHGAALPIACVEGWSTSDQEWSGVRLADLAALVGFGDRTPGVFVESAQRSGSFRSAALHDNQVRDPRSLLALRVNGADLSPDHGYPARVIVPANPGVHNTKWVTRLTFGESA
- a CDS encoding methyltransferase domain-containing protein yields the protein MRTHRLRPWQAGLYHDAIRAGRGPLFLRGAGGRLLPLEVERWCARADLADLTVLHRCAGTVLDIGCGPGRLVAALPGLGHPALGIDVSPEAVARTARSAPLGGRALCRSVFDPLPDEGRWHTALLIDGNIGIGGDPRALLGRISQITAAGGLLLVETAPGDVDDRMLVRMSDGRSSFGTAFPWARLGVPALLRVARETGWVSSERWRTPHRSFVALRRAP